CCGTATTTTACTCGTGTTTTTCCCTCTTTTTGTCGTAGCTGTGGTAGCTGGAGTATTTTGCAAAtggaaatctttttttttaaaccgtAAATGGAAAATCTTGTGTCCAACTCATAATGCGTTGCGAGTAGTAGTATAATCAGTTGGCGTAATTTGAATTTAGGAGAAACCAGGAAATGCAAAACTTATCGTTTGTTTTTCAttcattttaagttttttttttgagggaacaCCGGGGGATTCATTTTAAGTTCAATAGTAACTAGGTGAAAACCCAGTTTCTTTATTACTAAGAAAACGTGTTTGTTTCGAAGAAGCAACATCAGACAAAGACAGTAGTTAGTTGCTTCCTACTAATTCAAATTAGTTGCCCACATGTTCAACAAACAGCGCACGGGAGAAACGCCCTCGTTTTTCGCTAGTTTTTTCGATTTCAAACATTGTAATACAACCATTTTTCCAGGGGACAAATTGCATTGCAACTGTGCAGTCATGGGGTAGTATCCGTCCAACAAGGGTGCCGTCAAACGAGTAGAACGAGTCCTCTTCGCCGGCCGGAATGCACGCTCCCTCCACGCGGCAAAaacccgcctccgccgctgcgcCTTCCCCTGTTCGCGCGCAGCAACGTGGGATGGGCCTCCGGCCTCCGCGGTTCCGGCTCACCTCGCCTTCTCGTGGGCTACGAGATTAGCGTGGATTTGGGCCCATGGGCCGTTCTCTAGACTGTTCATCTTATTCGAAcgggaaaagtacaccgaaggtccctcaacttgtcatcgagttacaaaatcgtcccccagccgcaaaaccagatatcggaggtccctcaactaacaaaatCGTTCGCTTGAGGTCCTCTGGTGGTTTTGGACCCGGTTTTGTCTAACGTGGCGAGTGAGTcagcgtggggcccacgtgggtcccacgtgtcaggTGTCCACCTCACCCTATCTCTTTCCCCTTTCTCtttccttcctcatctctctctctagcggatggggagcggcggtggcggcaggcaaGGGCGATGgggtcgacggcggtgacgTTGAGGAGGTTGGAGATGAAGACGGCGGAGGCGTAGAGCGGTGGGGAGGAGCGGAACGATGGccctcgcccgcgccgcgccgcgacggcgaggaggatgaggaggagggcgagcgcgagcacagcgccgccgcctcagaTTCGCCGTAGCCTCTCCGTCATCGGCGAGGTCgtcggccgctgccgccaccaccaccaccagacgccaccaccgccaccaccaccactcagccccgccgccgacgccgttgTTTCCGCGTCGGGAGGAGCGGGCACGGGGCACGCCGACGACCGGCGGCCGGCGAATAGGGAGCGGCGGCCAGTaggcggtggtggcgaaggCGGAGGCTGTGGAGGTGGCAGCCCCCTAGCAGTGGGCATGGTGGtctgcggcgtcggcgtcggcgtgccCCGCGCTCGCTCCTCCCGACgggatcctctcctcctcgtcgacgtcgtcgtccccCATTTCCCTACCGGATCCCgccgcggcgcggtggccgacgttctcctcctcctccgccgccgcatcgacgGTGCGTCCATGGCGCGCCCGGCGCTGAAATTGGCGCTCCCAGCTATGCCCCCTACGCGGCTGACATCGGCGAGCGCCACCGCGCTTGTCGACGGCgtggtgggggtggtggcggACAGGCCGTCGGCGAAGGCGGTCAAGGTGGCGCTCCACGTGCTCTACCGGCTCTGCCCTTGGAGCCAGAACCGCGTCAAGGCGGTCGATGCCGGCGCCGTGTCGGCGCTCGTGCGTCTCCTCCTCAACgagggctgcggcggcgacaggcgcgcctgcgagctcgccgtcgtggCGACGACCACATCTGCAGCTACGCGGAGGGGCGCATGGTGCTGGTGGCACACCCGACGGggctcgcggcggtggcgtgtgCGGCGACACGGCTGTCCGCCGCGGGCACCGAGAGCGCCGTGCGCACGTTGCACGCCATGGCGAGGCACTCGGTGACGCCGGCGGTGCTGTAGGAGGTGCAGGTCGGCGCCTCCGGCGAGCGGACGAGGGCGAGGGCGTGGTggcccgcctgccgccaccgccgctccccatccgctagagagagatgaggaaggaaagagaaagaggaaagAGATAGGGTGAGGTGGACACCtaacacgtgggacccacatggggcccacgctgactcaCCCGCCACGTTAGAGAAAACCGGGTCCAAAACCATCAGAAGACCTCAAGcgaacggttttgttagttgagggacctccgatatctggttttacggttgggggacgattttgtaactcgataacaagttgagggaccttcggtgtacttttccctATTCGAACCGTAGTACAGGAGTTTGTTGGAGTCGCAATCAAAAGGTGGTACTAGAAAATCGGGGACCATTTCGTTTTTGAAGAGGAGAGGCGGAATCGTAGCGAAATCGAATGAAAAATGGTCCACGGGGCATCAGTCCATCACGCGGACGCAAAGCGAGCCGCGAGGCTCAACCATGGCCAGTCACGGATGAGCAAATCCAGTCCAATCGATTCCAACTCTCTCTAGTGACCACTCGACGCGAACACCGCACGCTACACTCGCTCGAGCGAAGaaatggacgccgccgccgtcgcagctgCCGCGTCGTCGCAGCAGCCGGCGGCCGCCCCGCCCCTTGCCGGGCGTGTGGCCATCGTGACCGGCGCGTCGCGCGGCATCGGGCGCGCCATCGCGGCCCACCTCTCCGCGCTCGGCGCCAGCGTCGTGGTCGGGTACGCGTCCAGCGCCGCGAAGGCCGACGCGCTCGCCGCGGGGCTTCCCCGCGCCGTGGCGGTGAGGGCCGACGTGGCCGACGAGGCCGGCGTGCGGTCGCTCTTCGACGCCGCCGAGTCCGCCTTCGGCGCCGGTGCGCCGCACATCGTGGTGGCGAACGCGGCGGTGCTCGACGACAAGTATCCCACCCTGGTGGACACCGCGACGGCGGACTTCGACCGCACCTTCGCCGTCAACACGCGCGGCGCGTTCCTGTGCCTCCGCGAGGCGGCCCACCGGctgccccgcggcggcggcggccgcatcgTGGCGATCACCTCGTCGGTGGTCGGGTCGCATCCGACGGGGTACTCCGCGTAcacggcgtcgaaggcggccgTGGAGGCGATGGTGCGGACGATGGCGAAGGAGCTCAAGGGCACCCGCATCACGGCCAACTGCGTCGCGCCGGGGGCCACGGCGACGGACATGTTCTTCGCCGGGAAGAGCGAGGAGCGCGTCGACGAGATCAAGGCCACGAACCCGATGGGGCGgctcggcgaggccggcgacatCGCGCCAGTGGTCGGGTTCCTCTGCACCGACGCCGCCGAGTGGGTCAACGGCCAGGTCATCCGGGTCAACGGCGGGTACGTGTGATGCATAGCTCGTGGATTTATTGGCGGGAATAAAGTTCGAGTGTTCGCATGTTGAAAAAAACTGAATAAAATTTGGGATAGTGAGCAGCAGCACTGACTTGCTAAAACATCACGCACAGCGAACAAATTATACATACACAATGCTCTTCTatttattttgatatttttagtCACAAACGTCAGCGGGTGCCGTTCATGGCGAGCGTGCACCGCGTCGGTGGACTTCGATTACATGCATGTCAGCATTTACGTACACCGGTGGCGCGTTCCTTCTCCTCGTCGTTAAGCACCATCGCTCGCCCGCGCTCTGCTGCTGCGTCACGTCCGGGTGGGCTCGGTTAATCAGCTGGACCGGGCAACAGCGAAACGCAGCGTCGCACCGGCCCATAACGCTAACGCGCCTCATTTGGGCCGAAACGGGGTTGCCACGAACGTGACAGGTTGAGGGAGTTGgttttaggcaaaatttgctactggacataaaaaacgtgtaattagctcgTGGACACCGCAAGAATGAGAATTTGCTATTGGGCaaaaaaaaacgtgtaattagctccTGGACACTTAAAgccttattttaatattttctgtgaatttggagagagaaacactGGTGAGAGTACGATTTTGCCCCTGCCCTCACAAGTCACACTGGCCAGAgcacggcgccgccaccacctccaccgcggTCGCGCGCCCACGCAGGCCGCCATCGCACGCGCATCtacaccgccgctgccgctgcagcCAGCCAACGAACGggcatgccgctgccgccgccggcagccgacgcaCGCGTGCGCCGCTGCCTTCTCCCCCatctgcgccgccgcgccggaagACAGCGACATGGTTGACAGGAAGGAGGAAGCCGTGGAGCTCGAAGATGCTGCGCATCGACCGCACGTGGAAGTCCGTGAAGCCGACGAGCATCCCCGCCGTGTGCGTCCACCGCTAGAAGCTCTACGCCAACACGCGGTACGGGATGGTGTATGCGTTCCCCGAGCTGCATACGTGGAGCGCAGCTTCCTGGTGGAGTCCCCACCAGGCTCTCCACCGGGCACCGGCGACCGCCGCGGGCTGATGCAGGTGGAGCTGCTCCGACCCGTGGCCGCAGCTGAGGAGGAGGGGTTCAAGGTGCGCATGCTGGACGAGTGCGGCGAGACGTGGGAGGAGGCAGACGACATCGGCGACGTGGCGGTGGTCGTGGACGCGTCTGGTGCGGGGGCGGCATCCACGGGGGAGTGCCCCAGGCTGAGGCTGAGCACCATGTACTTCGCCGTCGACCCCGCTGGCAAGACGCGTGTGTGCACGTACAGCCTCGCCGTGGCGGGCAGCTCCATGCCGCCCACCTCTCCTGCTGTCGCGAGCGTTCACGCTGGCCGCCTCTCACCCCTTTCCCATAGACATCATCACGCCCGTTCTGCGCCGCTCGCTGCCACGCCCGCGTCGCCTCGCCTCTCCCGTCGTCGCGACCTAGCGCcagcctgccgccgcgccgccggcgcatGCAAGCCAAGCCGCCCCTACGGTCCCCAAATCCaagggcaaacttgtctttatttagtgtttctctctccaaatccacaaaaaataataaaataacacCCCGAGTGTTCAgaagctaattacacgttttctCGAtgccctgtagcaaattttgccttggTTTTATTAGCAGGAGAACAAACTGTAAATTGAGATTTATCAAGGTACGAGTTCCTTGAATACAATGGGATCGTAAAGTTGATCGGGACGCCAACGCTAAAATCTTGGGGCTCGCtgttttttaattaattggAAATGCaggaaatatatttttaaaacataaCGGGAAAATATGAGTCAACTTTTTAACGTGTACAGATGGTTTAGATCCATGCAGCCCCTAACCTACCTCCCTATTTCAATTTTACTCGTTGACACCAACACAttccttgtttttcttttcgccACCACAAGCGCTACCGTTAACAAGGCTCGCCATACCACTTCCTCCCCCACCCTTCCTACTCCTCCAAAGTCGAGCGGAAGGTACCACAGTTCTTTCCCTATCTACGGTGGCTCGCACAGCTGAGATGCTATATTGTCCATGTCTCCTAAGTCCTAACAGGTGCAGGTATGATGCCCTCTCCTCTAACGTCTCCCCATCGTCTTTTTCCATTTTTGTTGCTCTGTTTCCTTGTCGCCTACCTATGTCTGTTGTCCACCGTTGGTTTTCCACTGCTTTGGCCATCTCTCTAATGTTATCCTCGCTACACCCTATTCCCACCCATCATAATCTTGAAAAACATAATTTAAAGCTTCTCTATCAGAGTTGGGGGGTCACAGGCACCAAGCCTCACTATTGTCGGTTAGTTCGCAATCTCCGTCCCTCTActctcttccttcctcctccggTTTAGGGGTGAAGGACAATGCCTTGGCCATTGGATCTTGATTTAGTGGTCATGGCTTGACGATTGAAATTTTGTTTAATTTCAGTGACCCGATGAATAACTAAGCGTAAAAACCGTTGCTATCCAAACTTGCCGACATCTACGGTAGTAGTTGCCTTGCCGTCACATGGTAAGACAAAATGACAGTCATCCCGGTGAGGTTGCAATCAGCCAATCACTGAACACTAAAAAAACATGATGTTACCGCAAGATAAGGCATGCAATTGACCCCGGTGTttcgtaaaaataaaaaaaaaagaaagaaagattcCAGTGGCAGATTCTAACAGAAATTACCCAGCTACAAAACAAAACTTGACAGCTTAGTCGTCAGCTCCCAATATCTCCGGTGAACCGGGAGCACACGTTTCTTTCACACAGCTATAAAACTAACCAATTACCAGTCCAGACTCCAGACAATCGTATTCCAAGTTCCAACTTTCCAAGAGAAATCCGCAGGGAAGCTACAAGGCGATCGAAGGAGCCCCAGAAGAAGTCAAGCAGATAATGAGTCCGCTTCAGGATAAAGATCTCAGGTCCCAAGGGACGAGCCATTCCAAGTGCAATGACGCACAGCCTCTCGTCGACAAAAGACGATCGAATCGGACGCACGCACAGAGAGCTTCGAGTGACCGAGTCTCCTCCATGGCAGGCCAATCATGCGATCCGCCCAGTGCTCCTTCGACACGGCTACCTACGTGCCTACGTACACCACCTGCTCCTTTCCACACGACGAGACACATGACGTTGCAAGTGCTGGCTGGCAGCGGCAAGAGGCAAGAGCTATAGGAGTAACAAAACACGCAATTGCATGATCGATGATAGTAATCATATCGCTCGTGATTAGACAAACAGTTGGAATAGCCCAGCACTAAGATTCTGctctgcaggctgcagcagttactccctccgtccaaaaaaagacaaactctggttTCCGTATACGatgtttgatcgtccgtcttatttgaaaaaattataaaaaaaattaaaaagacaagttacacataaaatattaattatgttttatcatctaacaacaatgaaaatacgaattataaaaaaatttcatataagacggacagtcaaagttggacacggaaaccaagggtttgccttttttcgGGACGGAGGGATTACCTAAAAAAAACAGCCTTAGCTGTGATGATGTGGAGCCTATTTAGTTCgcgaaataaaaatttttaggtgtcacattaGATGTTTGACtggatatcggaaggggtttttggatatgaataaaaaaactaatttcataactcgcctggaaaccacgagacaaatcttttgagcctaattaattcgtcattagcacatgtgagttactgtagcatttatggttaatcatggactaattaggctcaaaagatttgtctcgcgatttttTCCCtaactatgtaattagtttttttaatatatatttaatgctctatgcatatgTCAAAAAAATTCGATGAAATGTTTTTAGGAATAGGGCCGTGATGATCGCAGTGATGATCCTCGTCCTCTGCTCGGATGTGGATGTTGGAACCGATGATCATTCGCGATACAGTCAGCCatacgggggggggggggggggggagaaacTACTATACGCAAGGCCAACGGTTCTTACGCGTTACTCACCCGTTCGCCACTGGAAACACCACTTCCCGTTCGACTTGCATGTGTTAAGCATGCCGCCAGCGTCCGCAGTTTAGAAGACTTGGCTAATTGACAGTACAGAGCAATCAATCAGAATCGATCGACGATCGGCATCTGGATCGGTGGTGGTCGGCCGCGAGCAACAAGACAAAGCCGCGAGCCGGGCGATTAGTATCGCGAGTCGGGCCCAGCTGCTGCGTCAGTGCGTGATCCGagccaccagccgccgccgccgcgcgcagcgACGCGAGCGCGCGgacacgcacgcacgcgtgaCCGGCGGAAGGCGAACCCGGTATGGAGCAAAACcaagcggcgcggcgtggcaaggcgacaaggaTCAAATGGCCGCCGGGCTGAGCTGGATTCCAAACCGCGGCACGGGTCGTAGTAGACTAGTAGTAATGCTGCGCGCGCACAggcttggttggttggttgcctGGTGCTTGGCTCCGATGAGCCATGTGTGCCACGCATGCCACGCGGCGTGTTTGGTTATACTTTAGTTTTAGTTTTAAGATGATGACGCGGCTCGTACTActccctcgaaaaaaaaaagacaactaTTAGAATAAACTTGGATATAAATTTGTCTAAATTTATCCTCAGAAGTTGGTTTTTACAAGAGACGGAGAATATACATGTTTAGAAATAGAACAGTGGTATGATTACATGATATttgtgcttttctttttttagccGCAACAGTTAGGGGAGTGGACGTGTGGTAGCGCAAATATGCATAGCCAAGTACTCCATCTATTTAAGATAAAACACATCTAAAATAGAATAAGTAAGAGTATTTCTAGTAATAGCTCTTAAAGGTTAAATGGGGGTTACCCCCATTTCCCCAGGACTTTAAAAATAGTTCTAACTCTAGCAACAACCCCTATTTATTAGCCGCTATTACATTTTCTCCTCTATTTCATCATATAATCTATCTATTTGTCTAGTTTAACATCACaacaatgtaaatattaatatttcCAACGCATTGAATTTAATCATatttaaattaataatttcaaacaATTCAGATTGAAATTTGATCTTTTTAAAACATTGAAATGGCAATCCTAGTGATATCACATTGATCtgtgcatgtatatatacacacacactagTGTGAGTGCATGAATGACTCGCTACAATGCTCGATCAGTGCATCTGCTGTAGCTGCTAGCATTAGCAGTTCATCATCCCATCATCAATATccaataatatatatacatgtatatatggatgcatatatataatcatataagaTGGATTGATGGGCTGGACGAGATTCAGATATAATTATCCAGTGCGTACACAGTACTGTAGGCATATATGCAAGGAAATGGTAGTAGTAACTCCTAGATCAGCCAGATCAAATCTCAGTTGGCCACTGGCGGCAGATGATTGTTGACAATTGACAGGAACCAAACCACGTCTCATCGATACGCAGAAACAAACAACCATGCATGCGTGCATTCATGCAGGTGACCAATACCATATCATAGCGATGGCTGGATCAGAGCAGTCACTTGCAAGATGACCGACGGCGTGCTGTGATCGCGCGGGAGGGAGCGCGTCGTGTAAATATTCCTCgcgccaaaaagaaaaaaagttcgATAGGGGCTGTGGTGTAGAGCCCCCAAGCTAGGGGCTGAGGGAGGGAATTTGAGAGCCTTTCTATTATGGGGTTTAAAGTAGCGGCTCTGCTAGAGTTTATTTTTTTGGCCTTAATCTCTTAAAGTTGTTTAGGATCTATGTTTAGGGTTTTTACTGGAGATGCTATAATAATATAGTACATTCtatccagattttttttttacttttatgtaatatcatatcatatgtttatttttagaacggaggtagCATATATCTAGATATAAGCTTAATTATTGCTTTACTAGTACGCCCAATCCAGACCGACGTGTGCTTAATTAATTCCTGGCCAGGTTCAACTTGGTTGAATAAACAATTGTGATTTAGCTAACAGAACattactaacaaaaaaaatgtatcgTATTATAAGGTACAaggtgttttgatttttttttctaaatacttTTATAAGCTTGACCGAGTTTATAAAGAAATGTAGTAACTCTTATAACACCAAATCAATTTCATTAAATTTtactttaaatatattttaatagtatgtttgtttgatataaaaaaaaatgatactatGTTTTTCTATCAATAtggttaaacttttaaaaaaagattgacttagaaaaaaaattaaagtgtGTTAcgatatgaaatggagggagtactattctCAGTTCAGGATGTAAGTACACTATATCGGACGATACATACATGATGTTCTTTCACTACTAGAGAAGTGATCTTTGCTAGGTCAgctgatttccacaatagtcccggttaaaaaattCAACCCGCCGTATATAATCCCTAGGACTAGGACTTATCCTCGAATCCTCTATCACAAAGTTTttctctccatcttcctcctctctccctctcctatcTCTCTTATCCTCTCATCTTTTCTTGCTCTTATCCACTCTTTCCTTGCAGAGACAGTAGCGAAGCGGCGGAACCGGCCTGGTGcgggcggaggcagcggcggcctggCACGGTGCGGGGGTGGCGGCCTGGCGCAAAGGCAGCcggcgcggcacggcggcggccggcgtggcAGGCGGGCAACGCctctgagattttttttttttgagaatttatgatttggatctgagatgtatttgatttgtatgtgatgtgaatatatgatgtatttgtgatgaattttttagaacttgtgatgtaatttttttaagaatttgtgatgtatttggagatgatcgatttgaggaTTCGGAGAGGATCCTTTTGATATGTGatgtgatgatcaatttgggattttacaatttggggatgatttgggaatagagtgaaatcaatatttattgttaaaaaacaataaaaaaagagcaaCTGGACCTAGCCTGGctctaaaaatagatttttactcacggttatttcacccgggactaaagatggacatctttagtaccggattcctagtcccggttgtataacCGGGGGTACAGGGAgttcccaaccgggactaaagccTCCTTTTTCCAGCAGTATTTGTTGGCTTGAGTCTAGAAGAGGGTCGAATCACTAACCCACTTCACATGATTGATGGGTTCTGTTTTTAAAGATAGGAGTGGATGGATCACTGATttaggctcccatcggatggcctaatcaaccaaagaaaaagccaaattttgaattttcaagcttaattttgagattgattttgaaatattttcaacgtagttttttttaacattggcttttaagtcaccaagaacacatttataaaagtttcacctataaatttatttttatttcttaataagccgttttgacttattaggaaataagctAAACGATGGGGACCTTAATTGTAATCAAAATGATGTTTCTAtcgtttgaagccaaatttatgctcttatgaaaaataaaataaagtttctcgcaaaagaaaaaaaaaatggatccaTTTTACACCCTACTGGCTACTGCCCACACTTACATCCGTCTTATTTTTCcaactatttctaaaaaaaaaaaagaagctattTTTCCAACTGTATTTAATTTGGTCGATTTCTTCAACTGCTTCTCCTGCAACACATTATATTGATTCACCTGCCAAGATTGTGTATAAGAAGAAGCGTGTAGGCGCATCTACGTCGTCGCCACAACCCACAATGCCTGTAGGACGAGCTACACGTGGTTACTAATTTAACTTATCACCCTGCACGCATGTTCGGCCCGCCGGATTAACGAAACGTACGACCAAGAGGCTAGTTAGAGAGACTTCTCTGGTTAATTAA
The window above is part of the Oryza sativa Japonica Group chromosome 7, ASM3414082v1 genome. Proteins encoded here:
- the LOC107281486 gene encoding uncharacterized protein — encoded protein: MRRRASASTAPPPQIRRSLSVIGEVVGRCRHHHHQTPPPPPPPLSPAADAVVSASGGAGTGHADDRRPANRERRPVGGGGEGGGCGGGSPLAVGMVVCGVGVGVPRARSSRRDPLLLVDVVVPHFPTGSRRGAVADVLLLLRRRIDGASMARPALKLALPAMPPTRLTSASATALVDGVVGVVADRPSAKAVKVALHVLYRLCPWSQNRVKAVDAGAVSALVRLLLNEGCGGDRRACELAVVATTTSAATRRGAWCWWHTRRGSRRWRVRRHGCPPRAPRAPCARCTPWRGTR
- the LOC4343598 gene encoding NADPH-dependent aldehyde reductase-like protein, chloroplastic encodes the protein MDAAAVAAAASSQQPAAAPPLAGRVAIVTGASRGIGRAIAAHLSALGASVVVGYASSAAKADALAAGLPRAVAVRADVADEAGVRSLFDAAESAFGAGAPHIVVANAAVLDDKYPTLVDTATADFDRTFAVNTRGAFLCLREAAHRLPRGGGGRIVAITSSVVGSHPTGYSAYTASKAAVEAMVRTMAKELKGTRITANCVAPGATATDMFFAGKSEERVDEIKATNPMGRLGEAGDIAPVVGFLCTDAAEWVNGQVIRVNGGYV